Proteins encoded together in one Mycobacterium simiae window:
- the glp gene encoding molybdotransferase-like divisome protein Glp, with the protein MRSVEEQQARITAAAVAPRPIRVAIAEAQGLMCAEEVVTERPLPGFDQAAIDGYAVRSVDVLGIGEVAGDLSLDETGEPMADDDNVGGLVLPVMGTIEAGARTPSRLQPRQAVRVQTGAPLPTLADAVLPLRWTDGGTSKVRILRGAPSGAYVRRAGDDVQPGDVAVRAGTIIGAAQVGLLAAVGRERVLVHPRPRVSIMAVGGELVDISRTPSNGQVYDVNSYALAAAARDAGAEVNRIGIVSNNPNELGEIVQGQINRAEVVVIAGGVGGAAAEAVRVVLSEMGDMEVVRVAMHPGSVQGFGQLGREGVPVFLLPANPVSALVVFEVMVRPLIRLSLGKRQPMRRIVQARTLSPITSVAGRKGYLRGQLMRDQDSGEYLVQALGGGPGASSHLLATLAEANCLVVVPSGAEQIRTGEIVDVAFLAQRG; encoded by the coding sequence ATGCGTTCGGTGGAAGAACAGCAAGCCCGGATCACGGCGGCGGCGGTAGCCCCGCGACCGATACGTGTTGCCATCGCGGAGGCGCAGGGGTTGATGTGCGCCGAAGAGGTGGTGACCGAGCGGCCGCTGCCCGGCTTCGACCAGGCGGCGATCGACGGCTACGCGGTACGCAGCGTGGACGTGCTCGGGATTGGCGAAGTGGCCGGTGATCTGTCGCTCGACGAAACCGGCGAGCCGATGGCTGACGACGACAATGTGGGCGGCCTGGTCCTGCCAGTGATGGGAACGATCGAGGCGGGTGCTCGTACGCCCAGCCGGCTGCAGCCGCGGCAGGCCGTGCGTGTGCAGACCGGGGCGCCGCTGCCCACGCTGGCCGACGCGGTACTGCCGTTGCGCTGGACCGACGGCGGCACCTCGAAGGTGCGGATCCTGCGCGGGGCGCCGTCCGGTGCCTACGTGCGGCGCGCCGGCGACGATGTCCAGCCCGGCGACGTCGCGGTGCGGGCGGGCACGATCATCGGGGCGGCGCAGGTGGGTCTGCTCGCCGCGGTCGGCCGGGAGCGGGTGCTGGTCCATCCGCGGCCGCGGGTGTCCATCATGGCCGTGGGCGGCGAGCTGGTCGACATCTCGCGAACACCGAGCAACGGCCAGGTCTACGACGTCAACTCGTATGCCCTGGCGGCGGCGGCCCGGGACGCCGGCGCGGAGGTCAACCGCATCGGCATCGTGTCCAACAACCCGAACGAACTGGGCGAGATCGTCCAGGGGCAGATCAACCGCGCCGAGGTCGTGGTGATCGCCGGGGGAGTCGGGGGGGCGGCCGCTGAGGCGGTGCGGGTAGTGCTCTCCGAGATGGGCGACATGGAGGTGGTCCGGGTCGCGATGCATCCCGGTTCGGTGCAGGGATTCGGGCAGCTGGGCCGCGAGGGGGTGCCGGTGTTCTTGCTGCCGGCCAACCCGGTCAGCGCGCTGGTCGTCTTCGAGGTCATGGTCCGTCCGCTGATCCGGCTGTCGCTGGGCAAACGCCAGCCGATGCGTCGCATCGTGCAGGCCCGGACGCTCTCGCCGATCACCTCGGTCGCCGGGCGCAAGGGCTACCTGCGCGGCCAGCTGATGCGTGATCAGGACAGCGGCGAGTACCTGGTGCAAGCGCTGGGCGGGGGACCGGGAGCGTCGTCGCACTTGCTCGCGACGCTGGCTGAGGCAAACTGTCTAGTTGTGGTGCCCAGTGGGGCCGAACAGATCCGAACCGGTGAGATCGTCGACGTCGCGTTCCTGGCCCAGCGCGGCTGA
- a CDS encoding aldehyde dehydrogenase family protein: MVNHESRMLIDGKLVESETGRQFENINPATEETLGVTADGTRADLERAIAAARHAFDNTTWSRDGEARAASLRQLQAALEAEREELRSELVAEVGCPVLSTYGPQLDVPLREALTWPADMISEFAWKRSLPDKDAFGMGNLTTREVWKEPIGVVGVITPWNFPFEIILNKIGPILAMGNTCVLKPAPDTPWNATRIGRIIAEHTDIPPGVINIVPSADHLVGEVISTSPLVDMVAFTGSTATGRRIMAAAAETVKPTFLELGGKSVYLVLDEEKDIGGAVGGSAFICMHAGQGCAMPTRLLVPNSRYEEAVEIVKTAMENTKYGDPTDPSVLQGPLVSKKQHDRVLGYIEKGKQEGARLVTGGRVPKHLPKGYYVEPTVFANVDNKMTIAQEEIFGPVLSVIGFDGDDDAVRIANESIYGLSGVVFASDLDRAKAVARRIRTGTLGINGGLWYGADAPFGGYKQSGVGRQCGIEGLEIFTETKTVGWPAS; this comes from the coding sequence ATGGTGAACCATGAATCGCGAATGCTGATCGACGGCAAGCTCGTCGAGTCCGAGACCGGACGGCAGTTCGAGAACATCAACCCGGCGACCGAGGAAACCCTGGGTGTGACTGCCGACGGAACCCGTGCCGACCTGGAGCGCGCGATCGCCGCCGCGCGGCATGCGTTCGACAACACCACGTGGTCGCGTGATGGCGAGGCGCGGGCCGCCAGCCTCCGGCAGCTGCAGGCGGCGCTGGAAGCCGAACGTGAGGAGCTGCGCAGCGAGCTCGTCGCGGAGGTCGGCTGTCCCGTGCTTTCCACCTATGGACCGCAGCTCGACGTGCCCCTCCGTGAAGCCCTCACCTGGCCCGCGGACATGATCAGCGAATTCGCCTGGAAGCGGTCGCTTCCCGACAAGGACGCGTTTGGCATGGGCAACCTAACGACGCGCGAAGTGTGGAAGGAGCCAATCGGCGTCGTCGGGGTCATCACCCCATGGAACTTTCCTTTCGAGATCATCCTCAACAAGATCGGCCCGATCCTGGCAATGGGCAACACATGCGTGCTCAAGCCGGCCCCGGACACGCCGTGGAACGCCACCAGGATCGGCCGCATCATTGCCGAGCACACTGATATTCCGCCCGGCGTCATCAACATCGTCCCGTCGGCCGACCATCTTGTGGGCGAGGTGATTTCGACGTCGCCGCTGGTTGACATGGTGGCGTTCACCGGCTCGACGGCCACCGGCAGACGCATCATGGCCGCCGCTGCCGAAACCGTCAAACCCACCTTCCTCGAACTCGGCGGTAAGTCGGTGTACCTGGTTCTCGACGAGGAGAAAGACATCGGCGGTGCGGTCGGCGGCAGCGCGTTCATCTGCATGCACGCCGGGCAGGGCTGCGCGATGCCCACCCGCCTACTGGTGCCCAACTCGCGCTACGAGGAAGCGGTCGAAATCGTCAAGACCGCGATGGAGAACACCAAATACGGGGACCCGACGGATCCATCTGTGCTGCAGGGTCCATTGGTTTCCAAGAAGCAGCACGACCGGGTGCTCGGCTACATCGAAAAGGGCAAGCAGGAAGGCGCCCGGCTGGTCACCGGCGGCCGGGTGCCCAAGCATCTGCCGAAGGGCTATTACGTGGAGCCAACGGTATTTGCCAATGTCGACAACAAGATGACCATCGCGCAGGAGGAGATTTTCGGACCGGTGCTGTCCGTCATCGGATTCGACGGTGACGACGACGCTGTGCGAATCGCGAACGAATCGATTTACGGCCTGTCCGGCGTGGTTTTCGCCAGCGACCTGGATCGCGCCAAAGCCGTCGCACGTCGGATCAGAACCGGCACCCTGGGCATCAACGGCGGCCTTTGGTACGGCGCTGACGCGCCCTTCGGCGGCTACAAGCAGTCCGGTGTCGGTCGCCAGTGCGGCATCGAGGGGCTCGAGATCTTCACCGAGACAAAGACTGTCGGCTGGCCGGCGTCGTAA
- a CDS encoding thiolase C-terminal domain-containing protein, producing MRPLPQLTPWNQWFWTSGQDGKLRIQRCTECDTYVHPPVPICPSCRSTASGVQVVSGQGTVVGYTVNEHQWLPGFEPPYAIAVVAVDECAEVRLTTNIVGCLTEEVHVGQRVTVCFENVDDVWIPLFKPTGATDERDLLGPPSPPAPRVALAAKRFEHRSVISGVGRSASGRRLMVDPLSLAVDACLAAVSDAGLELADIDGLSTYPGPVGMGMSEGGVAAVEEALRLQPTWINGGMELPGQGGAIIAAMMAVACGLCRHVLCFRTVWESTFAALRLHGGGGRVTGQQQWSLPFGAASAANWIGVNANQYLHRYRADRELFGMIAVNARRNAALNPLAIYREPMTMDDYFAARPITSPFGLYDCDVPCDGAIAVVVSDASVAGDLPRPPVRCEAVGTQVAERISWDQGTLTHEPQVIGQAAHLWSRTDLRPKDVDLALLYDGFTFNCVSWLEALGFCEFGEAQPWLDGGRRIALDGELPLNTHGGQLSEGRLHGFGFVYEAVLQLRDQAGSRQVKDAHTAVVSTGGGVPSGVMLLQRAT from the coding sequence ATGAGACCACTGCCGCAGCTCACCCCGTGGAATCAGTGGTTCTGGACGTCGGGCCAGGACGGCAAGCTACGCATCCAGCGCTGCACCGAATGCGATACATATGTGCACCCTCCGGTGCCGATTTGTCCGTCGTGCCGGTCCACGGCGTCTGGAGTCCAAGTGGTCTCGGGCCAGGGGACCGTGGTGGGCTATACCGTTAACGAGCATCAGTGGCTGCCCGGATTCGAGCCGCCCTACGCCATCGCCGTGGTCGCCGTCGACGAGTGCGCCGAGGTACGTCTGACAACTAACATCGTCGGCTGCCTGACCGAGGAAGTGCATGTCGGGCAGCGGGTTACGGTGTGTTTCGAAAACGTCGACGACGTGTGGATCCCCTTGTTCAAGCCCACGGGCGCTACCGACGAGCGTGACCTACTCGGCCCTCCTTCCCCTCCCGCGCCGCGGGTGGCGCTCGCGGCGAAGCGATTCGAGCACCGATCCGTGATATCAGGCGTCGGCCGATCCGCAAGCGGGCGTCGCCTGATGGTCGATCCGCTGTCGCTCGCCGTCGACGCCTGCTTGGCTGCGGTCTCCGACGCGGGTTTGGAACTTGCTGACATTGACGGTCTTTCGACATATCCCGGCCCGGTGGGCATGGGTATGAGTGAAGGAGGGGTCGCCGCGGTCGAAGAGGCGCTGCGACTGCAGCCAACGTGGATTAACGGCGGCATGGAGCTGCCCGGTCAGGGCGGTGCGATCATCGCGGCGATGATGGCGGTGGCTTGCGGTCTGTGCCGACACGTCCTGTGCTTCCGCACCGTCTGGGAGTCGACGTTTGCCGCACTTCGCCTCCACGGCGGGGGCGGACGGGTTACGGGGCAACAGCAGTGGTCGCTGCCTTTCGGCGCGGCGTCGGCGGCCAACTGGATCGGCGTGAACGCCAACCAGTATCTACATCGATACCGTGCGGATCGGGAACTCTTCGGCATGATCGCGGTGAATGCGCGACGCAATGCGGCGCTCAACCCGCTGGCCATCTACCGCGAGCCCATGACAATGGACGACTACTTCGCCGCGCGGCCTATCACGTCACCATTCGGACTGTACGACTGCGACGTTCCTTGTGACGGTGCGATCGCCGTCGTGGTCTCCGATGCTTCCGTTGCGGGTGACTTGCCACGCCCGCCGGTGCGCTGCGAGGCGGTCGGAACGCAGGTCGCCGAACGTATTTCGTGGGATCAGGGCACCCTGACGCACGAACCTCAAGTCATCGGTCAGGCCGCGCATTTGTGGAGTCGCACTGATCTTCGCCCCAAGGACGTCGATCTCGCGCTGCTGTATGACGGTTTCACGTTCAACTGCGTGTCGTGGCTCGAGGCGCTGGGGTTCTGCGAATTCGGTGAGGCTCAGCCGTGGTTGGACGGCGGTCGGCGCATCGCACTGGACGGCGAGCTGCCGTTGAACACCCACGGCGGTCAGCTGTCCGAGGGCCGTCTACACGGATTCGGGTTCGTCTACGAGGCGGTCTTGCAATTGCGCGACCAAGCCGGTAGCCGTCAGGTCAAGGACGCACACACCGCTGTCGTAAGTACCGGCGGCGGCGTCCCATCCGGCGTCATGCTGCTCCAGCGCGCGACCTGA
- a CDS encoding SDR family oxidoreductase has protein sequence MSDNGNRPLRVAVVGASAGLGRCIGIGLAQRGAHVALLARRYERLVGAAKDAGNDAVAVACDVTVTDDCQRAVSEVVGALGGLDALVYTTGMGVLAPLHDVTAEQWAQLFATNVTGASLVTAAAAPHLAASAGSAVYLSSLSASYTTPWPLLGAYAVTKGALDKLVEAWRIEHPEIGFTRLAVGDSLGGKGDAQTEFNKSWDPDALESAIRFWMDNKYMVGGLVDAEHLTEVVNSVIRCGNSSFIPYLTLAPRASDAVKELRQW, from the coding sequence ATGTCTGACAACGGAAACCGCCCACTGCGGGTCGCCGTCGTCGGCGCCTCCGCCGGTCTTGGACGATGCATCGGCATAGGGCTGGCCCAGCGAGGTGCCCACGTCGCGCTGCTGGCCCGTCGATACGAGAGGCTGGTCGGCGCGGCCAAGGATGCCGGCAACGACGCGGTCGCCGTGGCCTGTGATGTCACAGTCACCGACGACTGCCAGCGGGCGGTATCGGAAGTCGTCGGGGCGCTCGGCGGTCTCGACGCCTTGGTGTACACGACCGGTATGGGCGTGCTCGCGCCACTACACGATGTGACCGCGGAACAATGGGCACAGTTGTTCGCCACCAACGTCACCGGAGCCTCTCTGGTGACGGCGGCCGCCGCACCGCACCTGGCCGCTTCGGCAGGTTCGGCCGTTTACCTGTCCTCGCTCAGTGCGTCCTACACGACCCCCTGGCCGCTGCTCGGCGCCTACGCGGTGACCAAGGGTGCGTTGGACAAACTCGTCGAGGCCTGGCGCATCGAGCATCCGGAAATCGGCTTCACCCGCCTCGCCGTGGGCGACAGCCTCGGCGGTAAGGGCGACGCTCAGACGGAGTTCAACAAGAGCTGGGATCCCGACGCTCTTGAGTCTGCCATCCGGTTTTGGATGGACAACAAGTACATGGTGGGCGGTCTGGTCGACGCCGAGCACCTGACCGAGGTCGTCAATTCCGTTATCCGCTGTGGAAATAGCAGTTTCATCCCCTACCTGACCTTGGCGCCGCGCGCCTCCGACGCGGTAAAGGAGCTTCGTCAATGGTGA
- a CDS encoding NDMA-dependent alcohol dehydrogenase, whose protein sequence is MKSKAAVLRGVGMDWEVTDVELDPPHAGEVLVKMAYAGVCHSDEHFYTGDSVPTAEMEDMMRASGVPVPEWFPMLGGHEGAGVVEAVGPEVTTLKPGDHVAISFLPACGSCRWCATGYTYLCDVGADIYSKAMTTDGTRRRHLGDEDLMAMMQVGTFSEYVVASERSLVKVHDWIPLAAASLVSCGVTTGFGSGSVAAGTQAGDTVVVIGVGGIGMNAVQGAKVSGARHIIAVDPNEFKREMAPTFGATHTAADAGAALETVKEITWGVMADRVVLTPGVVPVDMIFTAMMLLRKGGTCVVTGMAKLTEMMVPMLLADMVSSCKTLKGVLYGEMNPREAMPKLLSMYEAGLIKLDELVTQKYKLDDINEAMKDLRAGKNIRSVIAFE, encoded by the coding sequence ATGAAGTCAAAGGCAGCAGTGTTGCGCGGTGTCGGTATGGACTGGGAGGTCACCGACGTCGAACTCGATCCACCGCATGCGGGCGAAGTGCTGGTGAAGATGGCCTACGCCGGAGTGTGTCACTCCGACGAGCACTTCTACACCGGTGACAGCGTACCGACCGCCGAGATGGAAGACATGATGCGGGCGTCCGGCGTTCCCGTGCCCGAATGGTTTCCGATGCTGGGTGGCCACGAGGGCGCCGGTGTCGTCGAGGCGGTCGGTCCTGAGGTGACGACGCTGAAACCCGGCGATCACGTGGCTATCTCCTTTTTGCCCGCCTGCGGCAGCTGCCGCTGGTGCGCCACCGGCTACACCTACCTGTGCGACGTGGGAGCCGACATCTACAGCAAGGCGATGACCACCGACGGCACCAGGCGTCGCCACCTCGGAGACGAGGACCTCATGGCGATGATGCAGGTGGGCACGTTCTCCGAATACGTGGTCGCATCCGAGCGCTCGCTGGTCAAGGTGCACGACTGGATCCCCTTAGCGGCCGCCTCTCTCGTGTCATGCGGGGTAACAACGGGATTCGGGTCAGGATCGGTCGCCGCCGGAACCCAAGCGGGCGACACCGTTGTCGTGATAGGAGTCGGCGGCATCGGCATGAACGCCGTGCAGGGAGCCAAGGTCTCCGGCGCCAGGCACATCATCGCCGTCGACCCCAACGAGTTCAAACGTGAGATGGCGCCGACGTTCGGAGCCACCCACACTGCTGCGGACGCCGGTGCGGCATTAGAAACGGTTAAGGAAATCACCTGGGGCGTGATGGCCGACCGGGTTGTCCTCACCCCCGGCGTAGTGCCGGTCGACATGATATTCACGGCAATGATGTTGTTGCGCAAGGGCGGAACCTGCGTGGTGACGGGAATGGCGAAGCTCACCGAGATGATGGTGCCGATGCTCCTCGCGGACATGGTGAGTTCCTGCAAGACGCTCAAGGGCGTGCTCTACGGCGAGATGAACCCGCGCGAAGCCATGCCGAAACTGCTGTCGATGTACGAAGCGGGCCTGATCAAGCTCGACGAGCTGGTCACCCAGAAATACAAACTCGACGACATCAACGAGGCGATGAAAGACCTTCGCGCCGGCAAGAACATCCGCAGCGTCATCGCGTTTGAATGA
- a CDS encoding UTP--glucose-1-phosphate uridylyltransferase, translating to MSRPDEVPIPYTAIVPAAGLGTRFLPATKTVPKELLPVVDTPGIELVAEEAAAAGAERLVIITSEGKDGVVAHFVEDLVLEGTLEARGKKAMLDKVRRAPQLIKVESVVQAEPLGLGHAIGCVEPTLTPDEDAVMVLLPDDLVLPTGVLETMAKVRAVHGGTVLCAIEVTPEEISAYGVFDVEPVAGADNPDVLKVNGMVEKPKAEDAPSMYAAAGRYVLDRAVFGALRRIDRGAGGEVQLTDAIALLIKEGHPVHVVVHRGSRHDLGNPGGYLKAAVDFALDRDDYGPELRRWLVARLGLNEQ from the coding sequence ATGTCACGGCCAGATGAAGTACCGATCCCGTACACGGCGATCGTCCCGGCAGCCGGTCTGGGCACCCGCTTCTTGCCGGCCACCAAGACGGTGCCGAAAGAGTTGCTGCCCGTGGTCGACACGCCGGGTATCGAACTGGTCGCCGAAGAGGCCGCCGCCGCGGGTGCCGAGCGGTTGGTGATCATCACCTCCGAGGGCAAGGACGGCGTCGTTGCGCACTTCGTCGAGGATCTGGTGCTCGAGGGCACCCTCGAGGCGCGGGGCAAGAAGGCCATGCTCGACAAGGTGCGACGGGCACCGCAGCTGATCAAGGTGGAGTCGGTGGTGCAGGCCGAGCCGCTCGGGCTCGGACACGCGATCGGCTGCGTGGAGCCCACGCTGACGCCCGATGAGGACGCCGTCATGGTGCTGCTGCCCGACGACCTGGTGTTGCCGACGGGTGTGTTGGAGACGATGGCCAAGGTGCGCGCCGTGCACGGCGGCACCGTGCTGTGCGCCATCGAAGTCACGCCGGAGGAGATCAGCGCCTACGGCGTGTTCGACGTCGAGCCGGTGGCCGGTGCCGACAATCCGGACGTGCTCAAGGTCAACGGGATGGTCGAAAAGCCCAAGGCCGAAGACGCCCCGTCGATGTATGCCGCGGCGGGCCGCTACGTCCTGGACCGTGCCGTTTTCGGCGCGCTGCGCCGCATCGACCGGGGGGCCGGTGGCGAGGTGCAGCTCACGGACGCGATCGCGTTGTTGATCAAGGAGGGCCACCCGGTTCACGTCGTCGTGCACCGCGGATCTCGACACGACTTGGGAAATCCCGGCGGCTACCTCAAGGCTGCGGTTGACTTTGCATTGGATCGTGACGACTACGGCCCGGAGTTGCGGCGGTGGTTGGTGGCGCGATTGGGCCTGAACGAGCAGTAG
- a CDS encoding GNAT family N-acetyltransferase, which translates to MNLLRPTSRHPGWPSSVGPLRVAAGVIRLRAVRMRDGAQWSRHRLADRAHLEPWEPTAEGDWTVRHTVAAWPALCSGLRAEARNGRMLPYVIELDGQFCGQLTIGNVTHGALRSAWIGYWVASCATGGGVATGALALGLDHCFGPVMLHRVEATVRPENVASRAVLAKVGFREEGLLRRYLEVDRAWRDHLLMAITAEEVYGSVTSTLVRAGHARWA; encoded by the coding sequence GTGAACCTTTTGCGCCCCACCTCGCGTCATCCCGGTTGGCCCTCGTCCGTGGGGCCGCTGCGGGTCGCGGCCGGCGTGATCCGGTTGCGGGCGGTGCGGATGCGCGACGGAGCCCAGTGGAGCCGCCATCGATTGGCCGACCGAGCCCACCTGGAGCCGTGGGAGCCCACCGCGGAGGGGGATTGGACGGTCCGGCACACCGTCGCGGCCTGGCCGGCATTGTGTTCCGGGCTGCGTGCCGAGGCTCGTAACGGCCGGATGCTGCCCTATGTGATCGAGCTCGACGGGCAGTTTTGCGGGCAGCTGACCATCGGCAATGTCACGCACGGGGCGTTGCGTTCGGCGTGGATCGGCTATTGGGTAGCCAGCTGCGCGACCGGAGGTGGGGTGGCGACGGGTGCGCTGGCGCTGGGCCTCGACCACTGTTTCGGGCCGGTCATGCTGCACCGCGTGGAGGCGACCGTGCGCCCGGAGAACGTGGCGAGCCGGGCCGTGCTCGCGAAGGTCGGGTTCCGCGAGGAGGGCCTGCTGCGTCGTTACCTCGAGGTGGATCGGGCGTGGCGCGACCATCTGCTGATGGCCATCACCGCCGAGGAGGTCTACGGATCGGTGACCTCGACGCTGGTCCGTGCAGGGCACGCCCGCTGGGCGTAG
- a CDS encoding 5-formyltetrahydrofolate cyclo-ligase, translated as MTAPAKAAVREQVLAARSGVAEEIRAAEAQKLNEQLALAVSSSSTVCAYVPVGTEPGSVAMLDMLLARARRVLLPVARTTGDGTPMRLRWGVYRPGQLVFGRWGLLEPPEPWLPESAFAEAETVIVPALAVDRRGTRLGRGRGFYDRSLDGRNPQARLIAVVRDEEFVDELPADPHDVPMTHVVTPGRGLVALYTGE; from the coding sequence ATGACAGCCCCGGCCAAAGCCGCGGTGCGCGAGCAGGTCTTGGCGGCCCGCAGTGGCGTTGCCGAGGAGATCCGCGCCGCTGAAGCGCAAAAGCTCAACGAGCAGTTGGCGCTTGCGGTCAGTAGCTCCAGCACCGTCTGCGCGTACGTTCCGGTCGGCACCGAGCCGGGATCGGTGGCGATGCTGGACATGTTGCTGGCGCGCGCACGCCGGGTGCTGTTGCCGGTTGCCCGCACCACCGGCGACGGCACACCGATGCGGCTGCGGTGGGGCGTGTACCGCCCGGGTCAGCTGGTCTTCGGCCGGTGGGGGCTGCTCGAGCCGCCCGAGCCGTGGTTGCCGGAGTCCGCGTTCGCGGAGGCCGAAACGGTGATCGTGCCCGCGCTGGCCGTCGACCGTCGGGGCACGCGGCTGGGCCGGGGCCGGGGCTTTTACGACCGCTCGCTGGACGGCAGGAACCCGCAGGCCCGCCTGATCGCGGTGGTGCGCGACGAAGAGTTCGTCGACGAGCTGCCGGCCGATCCGCACGACGTGCCGATGACCCACGTGGTCACTCCAGGCCGGGGACTCGTCGCGCTGTACACGGGGGAATGA
- the sepX gene encoding divisome protein SepX/GlpR, with product MPSIPQSLLWISLVVLWLFVLVPMLISKRDAVRRTSDVALATRVLNGGAGSRLLRRTGPAAGHRSDPHWKPEADAPDDALDDTEDGHDAETEELRPARPVVMKMPVAEPAQPDYLDVDVVEDSGALPAGAGAEVTEPVLAPVDEDDLDEAHDEADDEDDETAEDHLDDEYEYVEDSSGLEPEAEDEDAGVRERVVPASAQRRRRFDTKTAAAVTARKYAFRRKVLLVMAVMLVGSATAAFEIAATAWWFCGFATAITVLYLGYLRRQTRIEEKVRRRRAQRMSRARLGVENARDRGYYDVVPSRLRRPGAVVLEIDDEDPIFEHLDYAMPAQNYGWPRDLPRAVGQ from the coding sequence ATGCCAAGCATCCCGCAGTCGCTGTTGTGGATCTCTCTCGTGGTGCTCTGGTTGTTCGTGCTGGTCCCCATGCTGATCAGCAAGCGCGATGCGGTGCGACGCACCAGCGACGTGGCGTTGGCCACCCGGGTGCTCAACGGCGGCGCTGGATCGAGGTTGCTGCGCCGCACCGGCCCGGCCGCAGGTCACCGCAGCGACCCGCACTGGAAGCCCGAAGCAGACGCGCCCGACGACGCGCTGGATGACACCGAGGACGGTCACGACGCCGAGACCGAGGAGCTGCGTCCCGCCCGGCCTGTCGTGATGAAGATGCCGGTTGCCGAGCCGGCCCAGCCCGACTACCTGGACGTCGACGTCGTCGAGGACTCGGGTGCCCTGCCCGCCGGCGCGGGCGCCGAGGTCACCGAACCCGTGCTCGCCCCGGTCGACGAAGACGACCTCGACGAGGCCCACGACGAGGCGGATGACGAGGACGACGAGACCGCTGAAGATCACCTCGACGACGAGTACGAATACGTCGAGGACTCGTCGGGGCTGGAGCCCGAGGCCGAGGACGAAGACGCGGGTGTGCGTGAGCGCGTCGTTCCGGCGAGCGCGCAGCGCCGGCGCCGCTTCGACACCAAAACCGCCGCCGCTGTCACCGCGCGCAAGTACGCCTTCCGCAGGAAGGTGCTGTTGGTGATGGCCGTCATGCTGGTCGGTTCCGCGACGGCCGCGTTCGAGATCGCTGCGACCGCGTGGTGGTTCTGCGGCTTCGCCACCGCGATCACCGTGCTCTACCTTGGGTATCTGCGCCGCCAGACCAGGATCGAGGAAAAAGTGCGGCGTCGCCGCGCGCAGCGGATGTCCCGCGCGCGCCTTGGTGTCGAGAACGCCCGCGATCGCGGCTACTACGACGTCGTCCCGTCCCGGCTGCGCCGCCCCGGCGCGGTGGTCCTGGAGATCGACGACGAAGACCCGATCTTCGAGCATCTCGACTACGCGATGCCTGCGCAGAACTACGGCTGGCCGCGGGATCTGCCGCGCGCCGTCGGCCAGTAG